The following are from one region of the Parcubacteria group bacterium genome:
- a CDS encoding class I SAM-dependent methyltransferase — translation MPTDKRTIKSYDNYADNWARKLRSGNNHAHKYLEKPAMYKKLPDLKGKSVLCVGCGTGEECEHLAKLGAKKVVGIDISKGLIEVAKQSYPDLEFRVMDMERINFSGNSFDFVYSSLTMHYVKDWTKTLRGIYKVLKKNGTFLFSTHHPVKWSAEVNRYNGKNTFLLGYEKYESGECKVFGDYLNARKIDDIWFNEFKVSYYHRPLAEIIKDIIKSEFFISDFIEPKPTKGVIKEKPNFYDIHTKIPLFMIFELRKK, via the coding sequence ATGCCAACAGACAAACGAACAATTAAATCCTACGACAACTATGCCGACAACTGGGCAAGGAAGTTACGAAGCGGGAATAATCATGCCCACAAGTATTTGGAAAAGCCGGCGATGTATAAGAAGCTTCCTGATCTAAAAGGAAAAAGTGTTTTGTGTGTTGGTTGTGGCACGGGCGAGGAATGTGAACACCTGGCCAAGCTTGGCGCGAAAAAAGTTGTCGGCATAGATATTTCAAAGGGTTTGATTGAAGTCGCCAAACAAAGTTATCCTGACCTTGAATTCCGTGTCATGGATATGGAGAGAATCAATTTTTCTGGCAATTCTTTTGATTTTGTTTACTCCAGCTTAACAATGCACTACGTGAAAGATTGGACAAAAACCTTGCGTGGTATTTACAAAGTTTTAAAAAAGAATGGCACTTTCCTTTTCTCCACACATCATCCAGTCAAATGGAGTGCTGAAGTCAACCGCTATAATGGTAAGAATACGTTTTTGCTAGGATATGAAAAATATGAGTCAGGAGAATGCAAGGTTTTTGGCGACTATCTAAACGCCAGAAAAATTGATGACATTTGGTTTAATGAATTCAAGGTCAGTTATTATCATCGTCCGTTGGCAGAAATCATAAAGGATATCATAAAAAGCGAATTTTTTATTTCGGATTTTATTGAGCCAAAACCCACAAAGGGCGTCATCAAGGAAAAACCAAATTTCTATGACATCCATACAAAAATTCCGCTTTTTATGATTTTTGAATTAAGAAAAAAATAA
- a CDS encoding nucleotidyltransferase family protein: MTTLTIKNQIVPILKHQGVLRASIFGSFARGEETKKSDVDILVKLDKNKSLLDLVGLKIELEDKLGRNVDVLTYDGINHRLKDIILKEHKIIYEKAKRS; the protein is encoded by the coding sequence ATGACTACATTAACTATCAAAAATCAAATAGTCCCCATTTTAAAGCACCAAGGAGTTCTCAGGGCGTCTATTTTCGGCTCGTTCGCTAGAGGCGAAGAAACAAAGAAAAGTGATGTTGATATTCTCGTGAAACTTGACAAAAATAAGAGCCTTCTTGATCTCGTTGGGCTTAAAATTGAACTAGAAGATAAGCTCGGCAGAAATGTTGATGTGCTTACTTATGACGGAATCAACCATCGTCTCAAGGATATTATTTTAAAAGAGCACAAAATAATTTATGAAAAAGCCAAAAGATCCTAA
- a CDS encoding DUF4012 domain-containing protein, with amino-acid sequence MQHTKKSKNRISPKMFDVKPVDKDGNLDLKKINRPTRILKLERLSLKTEPSKLRSAAVFYDVRQTTPCEDEARRFRRFIDEEKKMTSLKNKVASISVSENINTDHIVLVKNEKALLEKRLAEEKKLRLEKKIEFALAREQAERQAEMERRQDALLQVQLKKQQKIEEQKLKLLQKEKALEKIKQAKLAAKKQKKRKNKSHSNSVKNFFALFASKPEASFDQKDNPPKKRTVFSFVAMAACVFFLVFGVGFFYRSLRVKNLAIENGKIAYASLNEAKEGIKERNFDSAILKFNDAYDRFNTVQSDINSLGNVLVESSKFFPYLSKLSSGEQLSDAGKNISRIGVLATDILKTLNEIKNPLGSDEPIAYLKIFQNVDQNLTEIAIRMNDLQGNLDNINLEDIPAEQRNQFIDLKNKLPEINKFVSSFSEEEKVLTDVLGGNGPRKYLFLFQNNQEMRATGGFIGTYAVLDIADGNVRSFFVDGIFNPDGQLREKVIPPAPIQKISAAWSLHDSNWFPDFPVSAEKACWFYEKTGGPTVDGVITMTPTVMQRLLEITGPIEMSDYGVTIDKDNFMENIQTEVEINYDKEENQPKKILADLAPKILDRIFNAKNISDISKTMDVLLASLNEKHILIYSKNYNIETMLSNNGWSGEVLNTDKDYLSVINTNINGYKTDGVIDETIAHRAEIQTDGSIIDTVTITRHHNGGNTPYVWWNRVNADYMRVYVPKGSKLISVSGQTQEFDSPPIDYQALGFKHDAQVEMEEDGTIIDPQNGTRIYNESDKTVFANWIYVSPQESATMKYSYILPFKLDTNLTTKPADTYSLLAQKQSGSVSSKFSTDIIYPDFYKTIWKYPSENMTNFSTGEENKKGFELDSDLKIDRFVGVAFEKSNP; translated from the coding sequence ATGCAACACACAAAGAAATCCAAAAATAGAATTTCCCCTAAAATGTTTGATGTCAAGCCGGTTGACAAAGATGGTAATTTGGATTTGAAAAAAATAAACCGACCAACTCGTATCCTAAAACTGGAACGGCTATCATTAAAAACGGAACCGTCAAAGTTAAGATCGGCAGCAGTTTTCTATGATGTGCGCCAGACGACTCCCTGTGAGGACGAGGCAAGAAGATTTAGACGATTCATCGATGAAGAAAAGAAGATGACTTCGCTAAAAAACAAAGTTGCCAGCATCAGCGTTTCTGAAAACATTAATACTGATCATATTGTCCTAGTGAAAAACGAGAAGGCTCTTTTGGAAAAAAGATTGGCAGAAGAAAAAAAGCTTCGTCTGGAAAAAAAGATTGAGTTCGCTCTGGCGCGTGAGCAAGCAGAAAGACAAGCAGAGATGGAAAGGCGACAAGATGCCTTACTGCAAGTTCAGCTAAAAAAACAACAAAAAATTGAAGAGCAAAAACTGAAGTTGCTACAAAAAGAAAAGGCTCTCGAAAAAATAAAGCAAGCAAAGCTTGCAGCAAAAAAACAGAAAAAGCGAAAAAATAAATCACACTCCAATTCGGTCAAGAATTTTTTTGCCCTATTCGCATCTAAACCGGAAGCCTCTTTCGATCAAAAAGACAATCCGCCAAAAAAGCGGACCGTATTTTCTTTTGTCGCTATGGCGGCGTGTGTTTTTTTTCTCGTTTTTGGCGTCGGATTTTTTTATCGCAGTTTGCGGGTCAAGAACTTGGCCATTGAAAATGGCAAGATCGCTTATGCCAGCCTAAATGAAGCGAAAGAGGGCATAAAAGAGCGTAATTTTGACAGTGCGATTCTCAAATTCAATGATGCTTACGATCGTTTCAATACTGTCCAATCTGACATTAATAGTTTGGGAAATGTCTTAGTAGAATCGTCCAAGTTTTTCCCATATCTCTCTAAACTTTCTTCTGGAGAACAACTCTCCGATGCGGGAAAAAATATTTCCCGCATCGGCGTGTTGGCAACGGACATTCTGAAAACGCTAAATGAAATTAAAAATCCGCTCGGCAGTGATGAACCAATTGCATATTTGAAAATTTTTCAAAACGTGGATCAAAATCTGACTGAGATTGCCATACGCATGAATGATCTTCAGGGTAATTTGGATAATATCAACCTTGAAGATATTCCTGCTGAACAGCGGAATCAATTTATTGATCTAAAAAACAAATTACCAGAAATCAATAAATTCGTCTCTAGCTTTTCTGAAGAAGAAAAAGTCTTGACGGATGTTTTGGGTGGGAATGGTCCGCGTAAATACCTCTTTCTCTTCCAAAATAATCAAGAGATGCGGGCCACTGGTGGGTTTATAGGAACCTATGCTGTTTTGGATATAGCGGATGGCAATGTGAGAAGTTTTTTCGTGGATGGAATTTTCAATCCAGATGGACAGTTGAGAGAGAAAGTGATTCCACCGGCGCCGATCCAAAAAATCAGCGCTGCCTGGAGCTTGCATGATAGCAATTGGTTTCCCGATTTTCCAGTGTCAGCAGAGAAGGCCTGTTGGTTTTATGAAAAAACTGGCGGACCGACAGTGGATGGGGTGATCACGATGACGCCGACTGTCATGCAAAGACTTTTGGAAATTACTGGACCGATTGAAATGTCTGACTATGGCGTGACCATCGACAAGGATAATTTTATGGAGAATATCCAGACTGAAGTGGAAATTAACTATGATAAAGAAGAAAATCAGCCAAAAAAAATTCTGGCCGATCTGGCACCAAAGATTCTTGATCGCATCTTCAATGCAAAAAATATTTCTGATATATCCAAAACGATGGATGTGCTTCTGGCGAGTCTAAATGAAAAACACATATTGATTTATTCCAAAAACTATAACATCGAAACAATGCTTTCAAATAACGGCTGGTCAGGAGAAGTTTTGAACACGGACAAAGATTATCTTTCCGTGATTAATACCAATATTAATGGCTACAAAACTGATGGGGTAATTGATGAAACAATCGCTCATAGGGCGGAAATCCAGACTGACGGGTCAATTATTGACACTGTGACAATAACCAGGCATCATAATGGAGGTAATACGCCATATGTTTGGTGGAACAGGGTCAATGCGGACTATATGCGCGTCTACGTACCTAAGGGGTCGAAATTGATCAGTGTTTCCGGCCAGACTCAAGAATTTGACTCTCCTCCGATTGATTATCAGGCCTTAGGCTTCAAGCATGATGCGCAGGTGGAAATGGAAGAAGATGGAACAATTATCGATCCGCAAAATGGAACACGGATTTATAATGAATCTGATAAGACCGTCTTTGCGAATTGGATCTATGTCAGTCCACAGGAGTCAGCTACGATGAAATATTCCTACATTTTGCCATTTAAATTAGATACCAATTTAACTACGAAACCAGCCGATACTTATTCACTTTTAGCGCAAAAACAATCCGGCAGTGTGAGTAGTAAATTTTCCACAGATATAATTTACCCCGATTTTTATAAAACAATTTGGAAATATCCTAGTGAGAATATGACGAATTTTTCCACCGGGGAAGAAAATAAAAAAGGTTTTGAGTTAGATAGTGATTTGAAAATAGATAGATTTGTCGGTGTAGCATTTGAGAAAAGTAACCCCTAG
- a CDS encoding PEP-utilizing enzyme produces the protein MEKLKFQKMWEAADTFVFDIDTGSILPIVDTLSKVASFADKHWFYYYENGIGAAYYEEGEMKKAAEAGLKDFSDIEYRNKYFADIKTLLESETRLYQKIEETDFSKISNSELKDFLQKSVDVVVKNFGYYLACQPQCVSLIEKSVQQKLVAVVPENKIIDAFTLLSTPTTYTKIRREEQDWLNFIIKSKKENLSENDNKVLVLKHYKEYFLLNAADGHEPWTLEYFANKFLNDSKLQLANLENRLSEIAKSSEEIEKQKTEFIKMYNIKSDIVDDCNLLAEIGHWRLEMRFVWMPGYYYDKHILNEVAKRFSCDQTLIRFATIKEIMTLFEGASLEKVELENRNKAFLFAIENEKVFVLSGTEAQKKLIEYVPLVNNSGVREFKGNIAMKGKIKAKVLVYKWSDNMQEKLSLVNGEFIIVAGQTRPQLMPLIVKSSGIVTDEGGITSHAAIVSRELGIPCIIGTKIATQVLNDGDLIEVDANEGIITIIKKYNE, from the coding sequence ATGGAAAAATTAAAATTTCAAAAAATGTGGGAAGCGGCAGATACTTTTGTTTTTGATATTGACACAGGGTCAATTCTTCCCATCGTTGATACGCTTTCAAAAGTTGCCTCATTTGCTGATAAGCACTGGTTTTATTATTATGAAAATGGTATTGGGGCAGCTTATTATGAGGAGGGCGAAATGAAAAAAGCGGCTGAAGCTGGGCTAAAAGATTTTTCAGACATTGAATATCGAAATAAATATTTCGCAGATATAAAGACACTGCTCGAATCTGAGACAAGATTATATCAAAAAATTGAAGAAACCGATTTTTCAAAAATTTCAAATTCAGAGTTAAAAGATTTTTTACAAAAATCAGTAGATGTTGTGGTGAAAAACTTCGGTTATTATCTCGCTTGCCAACCGCAGTGTGTTTCACTTATAGAAAAAAGTGTTCAACAAAAGTTAGTAGCAGTTGTTCCAGAAAATAAAATAATTGATGCTTTTACTCTTTTATCAACACCAACCACTTATACAAAAATTAGAAGGGAAGAACAAGATTGGCTTAATTTTATAATTAAATCAAAAAAAGAAAATCTTTCAGAAAATGACAACAAAGTGCTTGTACTCAAGCACTACAAAGAATATTTCCTGCTTAACGCTGCTGATGGCCATGAGCCATGGACATTAGAGTATTTTGCCAATAAATTCTTAAATGATAGCAAATTACAATTAGCCAATCTTGAGAATAGGCTTTCAGAGATTGCAAAGTCATCAGAAGAAATTGAAAAACAGAAAACAGAATTTATTAAGATGTATAATATCAAGTCGGATATTGTAGATGATTGCAATTTACTTGCTGAAATCGGGCATTGGAGATTGGAAATGAGATTTGTTTGGATGCCTGGTTATTATTACGACAAGCATATTTTGAATGAGGTAGCAAAAAGATTTTCTTGTGATCAGACTTTAATTCGTTTTGCGACAATCAAAGAGATAATGACACTTTTCGAAGGTGCATCATTAGAAAAAGTCGAATTAGAAAACAGAAACAAAGCGTTCTTATTTGCTATTGAAAATGAAAAGGTCTTTGTGCTTTCTGGCACAGAAGCACAAAAAAAACTTATTGAATATGTCCCACTCGTAAATAATAGTGGCGTGCGAGAGTTTAAGGGAAATATCGCAATGAAGGGAAAAATTAAAGCAAAGGTATTGGTTTACAAATGGAGCGATAACATGCAAGAAAAACTTTCTTTAGTAAATGGAGAGTTTATCATTGTTGCTGGACAAACGCGACCACAGCTCATGCCTCTTATTGTAAAAAGTAGCGGTATTGTAACTGATGAAGGCGGAATAACTTCTCATGCGGCGATTGTTTCCCGAGAACTTGGCATTCCTTGCATAATTGGAACAAAAATCGCCACTCAAGTTTTAAATGATGGTGACTTAATTGAGGTTGATGCTAATGAAGGAATCATTACGATTATTAAAAAGTACAATGAATAA
- a CDS encoding glycosyltransferase family A protein: MSIKKVSQIKPSLAICIPTWNRGELFKICFTSLLSNLKGLDATIWIMNNGSDSKTRKIVEGLKSDQVRINKIFFPENMGIPYVANVFAKVIQEDCDYVNYKSPQYVMIMDADAYFKKPVKDLVELCSEHYQIGLISGHDSIEHKAISEKKIKLHGKNILMKEKDNERMITMLMKKEEFVRCYPFPHFRNRDVDWELAQWNPNSMKKRNRRIFVACDYVLHLGIDTSTWNKSKEILATEQEVKEVKQILKRK, from the coding sequence ATGAGCATTAAAAAAGTGAGCCAAATTAAACCATCCTTAGCTATTTGTATCCCTACATGGAATAGAGGGGAACTTTTTAAAATTTGTTTTACTTCTTTACTTTCAAATCTCAAAGGATTAGACGCTACAATTTGGATAATGAATAACGGTAGTGACTCTAAAACTCGAAAGATAGTTGAAGGTTTAAAAAGTGATCAAGTCAGAATCAATAAAATATTTTTTCCTGAAAACATGGGGATACCTTATGTCGCAAATGTATTTGCCAAGGTTATTCAGGAGGATTGTGATTATGTGAATTACAAATCGCCACAATACGTTATGATTATGGATGCTGATGCTTATTTCAAGAAACCGGTCAAAGACTTGGTTGAACTTTGTTCTGAGCATTATCAAATTGGACTGATTAGTGGTCATGACTCTATAGAACACAAAGCGATTTCGGAAAAGAAAATCAAACTACACGGAAAAAATATTTTAATGAAAGAGAAGGATAACGAGAGGATGATAACAATGTTGATGAAGAAAGAAGAGTTTGTGCGATGTTATCCGTTTCCCCACTTCAGGAACAGAGACGTTGACTGGGAGCTGGCTCAATGGAATCCTAATTCAATGAAAAAACGAAATAGACGTATTTTTGTTGCTTGCGATTACGTCTTGCACCTCGGTATAGATACAAGCACATGGAATAAATCAAAAGAAATTCTTGCAACAGAACAAGAGGTGAAAGAAGTAAAACAAATTTTAAAAAGGAAATAA
- the murJ gene encoding murein biosynthesis integral membrane protein MurJ, which translates to MIRKFLNNKLLLNSEPSHSVISAAFVITIAGLASRILGLVRDRFLASTFGAGDTLDVYYAAFRIPDLIYNVLILGALSAAFIPVFTTLISQKKDKEAWEMANGVMNLVITFVILLSLIFCLFAPYLMKLITPGFPADKMARVVMFTRIMFLSPIFLGISGIFGGILTSYKRFLIYSFAPIFYNLGIILGVVFFVRLWGPIGLAWGVVLGASLHMLVQYPAARHLGFRHNLAFRKYFYDKDIRHIAKLMIPRTMGIAVSQANLFVITIFASTLAAGSLSIFNFAQNLQSVPLGIFGVSFSIAAFPTLSAFWATDNRKNFAQTFAQTFCQIMFFVVPLSIFILLLRAQIVRVTLGAGKFDWNDTTQTFECLKYFTLSLFAQSVIPLLTRSFYAIQNTKTPFYIAIFSELINITAVLLLIDRFGIQGLAMAFSLTSLVQMLLLFFALRSKFDDLGDKKIIKSIGQISLAAIFSGIGVQIFKYVVARFVDLDTFLGVFAQLIIPGAIGILIFLILCHSLQLEEYVSFKKSLTRKIFKDKKNITENTGEVSGV; encoded by the coding sequence GTGATAAGAAAATTTCTTAATAATAAATTATTACTGAACTCTGAGCCATCGCATTCGGTAATTTCGGCCGCTTTTGTGATTACGATTGCGGGACTAGCGAGTCGGATTCTTGGTCTTGTCCGGGATCGCTTTTTGGCTTCGACGTTCGGAGCCGGCGACACGCTTGATGTCTATTATGCTGCTTTTCGCATTCCTGACCTGATCTATAATGTTCTGATTCTTGGCGCATTGAGTGCGGCTTTTATCCCGGTTTTCACAACGCTGATCAGTCAAAAAAAGGACAAAGAGGCATGGGAAATGGCCAACGGCGTGATGAATCTGGTCATAACCTTCGTGATTCTTCTGTCATTGATTTTTTGTCTTTTTGCGCCCTATCTGATGAAACTGATCACACCAGGCTTTCCGGCGGACAAGATGGCGCGAGTCGTCATGTTCACGCGGATAATGTTTCTCAGTCCTATTTTTCTGGGAATCAGCGGAATTTTCGGAGGAATTCTGACTTCCTACAAGCGCTTTCTGATCTATTCGTTTGCGCCGATTTTCTACAATCTTGGCATCATCTTGGGGGTAGTTTTTTTTGTGAGATTATGGGGTCCGATCGGTCTAGCCTGGGGAGTGGTTCTTGGAGCGTCATTGCATATGTTAGTCCAATATCCCGCGGCGAGGCATTTGGGTTTTCGGCACAACTTGGCTTTTCGCAAATATTTTTATGACAAGGACATCCGCCACATCGCAAAACTAATGATTCCGCGGACGATGGGAATTGCCGTTTCACAAGCCAATCTTTTTGTCATCACAATTTTTGCTTCGACGCTTGCTGCCGGCAGTCTCTCGATCTTTAACTTTGCCCAAAATCTGCAAAGTGTGCCATTGGGAATTTTTGGCGTCTCTTTTTCTATCGCTGCTTTCCCGACCCTCTCGGCTTTTTGGGCGACGGACAATCGGAAAAATTTTGCCCAAACTTTTGCCCAAACATTTTGTCAAATTATGTTTTTTGTCGTGCCACTGAGTATTTTTATCCTACTTTTGCGCGCACAAATCGTCCGCGTGACGCTTGGTGCGGGAAAATTTGATTGGAATGATACGACGCAAACATTTGAATGTCTGAAATATTTCACGCTCAGTCTTTTCGCGCAAAGTGTCATTCCACTACTCACCCGATCATTCTATGCTATTCAAAATACCAAAACACCGTTTTACATCGCGATTTTCAGCGAGCTGATCAATATCACGGCAGTGTTACTTTTGATCGACAGGTTTGGCATCCAGGGGCTAGCGATGGCGTTTTCTCTCACCAGTCTTGTTCAGATGCTCCTGCTATTTTTCGCACTGCGTTCCAAATTTGATGATTTGGGGGACAAAAAAATTATAAAATCAATCGGACAGATCTCCTTGGCGGCAATTTTTTCCGGTATCGGAGTGCAAATTTTCAAATATGTGGTCGCTAGATTTGTGGATCTGGATACTTTTTTAGGTGTGTTTGCCCAGCTCATTATCCCCGGAGCAATCGGGATTTTAATCTTCCTCATTCTTTGCCACTCTTTACAACTGGAAGAATATGTGAGTTTCAAAAAATCCCTAACCAGAAAAATTTTCAAAGACAAAAAAAATATCACCGAGAATACTGGTGAGGTTAGTGGAGTATAA
- a CDS encoding PEP/pyruvate-binding domain-containing protein — MILIKTFQQITKSDTAIAGGKGASLGEMTQAGISVPSGFVILSNVFEKFLEVTDLNVEIEAILDSVNHEEMHTVEYASEKIEALILNAVVSRDITDEIQKFFERLDSKFVAVRSSATAEDSISAAWAGQLESYLNTTEESLLENVKKCWASLFTPRAIFYRFEKGLCKQKISVAVVVQKMIESEKSGIAFSVHPVTQDRNQLIIEAGFGLGEAIVGGEITPDSYVVEKEPRRIIDININTQTKGLYRSKEAGNEWVSISEPKASSQVLNEKQIFKLSEIILNIENHYGFPCDIEWAIENDIIYIVQSRPITTLTNL; from the coding sequence ATGATACTAATAAAAACATTTCAACAAATCACAAAGTCTGATACTGCAATCGCAGGTGGCAAGGGTGCATCTCTCGGCGAAATGACGCAAGCAGGCATTTCTGTGCCGTCTGGTTTTGTAATTCTTTCAAATGTCTTTGAAAAATTTTTAGAAGTAACTGATTTGAATGTTGAAATAGAAGCAATCCTTGATTCGGTCAATCACGAGGAAATGCACACGGTTGAATATGCCTCGGAGAAAATTGAAGCGTTAATTCTTAACGCTGTAGTATCTAGAGACATTACAGATGAAATTCAAAAGTTTTTCGAAAGACTGGATTCAAAATTTGTAGCAGTCAGATCATCGGCTACCGCTGAAGATTCGATAAGCGCCGCGTGGGCGGGACAGCTTGAAAGCTATCTCAATACAACCGAAGAAAGCTTGCTTGAAAATGTGAAAAAATGTTGGGCTTCACTGTTCACGCCACGCGCTATTTTTTATCGATTTGAAAAGGGCTTATGCAAACAAAAAATATCCGTCGCTGTTGTTGTGCAAAAAATGATTGAAAGCGAAAAATCAGGCATTGCTTTTTCTGTCCACCCTGTCACACAAGACAGAAATCAGCTTATTATTGAGGCGGGATTTGGACTTGGAGAAGCAATAGTCGGCGGTGAAATTACACCAGATAGTTATGTTGTTGAAAAAGAGCCGAGAAGAATCATCGATATAAATATCAACACGCAAACAAAGGGACTTTATAGATCAAAAGAAGCTGGTAACGAATGGGTTAGCATTAGCGAGCCAAAAGCATCATCTCAAGTATTGAATGAGAAACAAATTTTTAAATTATCGGAAATTATCTTAAATATTGAAAATCATTATGGTTTTCCGTGTGATATCGAATGGGCGATTGAAAATGATATAATATACATTGTACAAAGCAGACCAATCACTACGTTAACCAATTTATAA
- a CDS encoding nucleoside deaminase codes for MPTKKQDQEFIRRCIELSEKSLEKGDAPFGALIVRDGKIIAQASNNAAGKIYEHAEVLALDKAHKHLKTSHLKDCTLYSNCEPCPMCSFMAREYKVSRVVFALPSPFMGGHTKWNILGNKKLSQFKPYFDAPPEVISGILEKEAKKIFNKTPLWMFGSEIKPPSKLT; via the coding sequence ATGCCCACAAAAAAACAAGACCAAGAATTTATCCGCCGTTGCATCGAGTTATCTGAAAAATCCCTTGAAAAAGGCGACGCTCCGTTCGGAGCGCTGATTGTCAGAGATGGAAAAATAATTGCGCAGGCGTCTAATAATGCGGCTGGAAAAATCTACGAACACGCGGAAGTGCTTGCTTTGGACAAGGCGCATAAGCACCTAAAAACATCCCACCTGAAAGATTGTACGCTTTATTCCAATTGCGAGCCCTGCCCGATGTGTTCTTTCATGGCTCGAGAATACAAAGTTAGCCGGGTCGTCTTCGCCTTACCCTCGCCTTTTATGGGCGGACACACTAAGTGGAATATTTTGGGCAATAAGAAACTTTCTCAATTTAAACCCTATTTCGATGCTCCCCCTGAAGTAATTTCAGGAATTTTAGAAAAGGAAGCCAAAAAAATTTTTAATAAAACTCCTCTTTGGATGTTTGGCAGTGAAATAAAACCGCCAAGCAAACTAACCTGA
- a CDS encoding VOC family protein encodes MILKKVNHIAIIVSNFEISKDFYVNKLGFQIIHQIDRPERHSSVLYLNAGNVIIELFSFPSPPERPSYPEACGLRHLAFDVENFDEAIGKLNNLEIETEPVRIDDRTGKKMTFFKDPDDLPLEICEV; translated from the coding sequence ATGATTTTAAAAAAAGTCAATCACATTGCCATCATCGTTTCAAATTTTGAAATTTCGAAAGACTTTTATGTGAATAAGCTTGGCTTTCAAATAATTCACCAAATAGATCGTCCTGAAAGGCACTCTTCAGTACTATATTTAAATGCTGGCAATGTGATTATTGAATTATTTTCTTTCCCTTCTCCGCCAGAACGTCCTTCTTATCCCGAGGCTTGCGGACTTAGACATTTAGCATTCGACGTAGAGAATTTTGATGAAGCTATTGGCAAACTAAACAATCTCGAAATAGAAACCGAGCCGGTTCGCATAGATGACAGGACGGGAAAGAAAATGACTTTTTTTAAAGACCCTGATGATTTGCCATTAGAGATTTGTGAGGTGTAA